A stretch of DNA from Micromonospora sp. NBC_01813:
TCAGGCCCCGCTCCACCGAGCAGCCGTTGGTGCCGAGGAAGGCGACGTCGACGTAGATGTCGGCGAGTGGACGCAGCGCCCAGTCGTCGACGGTCGCCATCGTCCGGGCGCGTACCCGCCCGCCGAGCAGCAGCACGTGCAGGTTGTTGCGGGCGCTGAGCGTGGTGGCCAGCGCCGGCGAGTTGACCACCACGGTGAGCTCCCGGTCGGTCGGCAGTACCTGCGCCAACCGGGCGGTGGTGGTGCCGGCGTCCAGGATGATCGCCCCTTCTTCGGGCAGCTCGGCCACGGCGGCCTTGGCGATCCGTTCCTTCTCGGAGGTGAGGACGGTGTCCCGGGTGGCCAGGGCCGGCTCGAAACCGATCCGTTCCACCGGGATCGCCCCGCCGTGCACCCGGCGCAGCACTCCGGCCCGTTCCAGGCTGGTGAGGTCACGCCGGATCGTCTCGGCGGTCACGTTCAGTGACTCGGCGAGTGCGGTCACGTCGACTCGCCCGTTGGCCCGAGCGAGCCGGGTGATCTCCTGCTGCCGCTCCTCGGCGTACATGTGGTTTCACCGCCGTTTCATTTTGCTTCAGGTTTGTTTACGCCCGAGTCTGTGGGATGTCAATACCTTGGCCGGAACGAATTCTGATCTTGACCACTTGGATGACCTGCGGGTTCGCCGGCAGCAGCGAGTCGGCCCTGCCGGTGCCGTTCGTCGGGCCGCGGCCGCACCGTTCTGGTGGCCGGCCGGGAGCTATCGGCCGGCCCGGATGAGAGGGCTCTCATCCGGACCTCATAGGTCCTGCCGGACG
This window harbors:
- a CDS encoding DeoR/GlpR family DNA-binding transcription regulator, giving the protein MYAEERQQEITRLARANGRVDVTALAESLNVTAETIRRDLTSLERAGVLRRVHGGAIPVERIGFEPALATRDTVLTSEKERIAKAAVAELPEEGAIILDAGTTTARLAQVLPTDRELTVVVNSPALATTLSARNNLHVLLLGGRVRARTMATVDDWALRPLADIYVDVAFLGTNGCSVERGLTTPDPAEAAVKRAMIGAARRSIVLADHTKVGNDYLARFGRLADIDLLITDAGLNEDLVAEVETAGPRVVRA